GCATTTTTCGCCCAACAGCAGTCTATGGTCCCGGCGATAAAGAGTTAAAACCACTATTTGACTGGATGCTGCGTGGCCTGCTGCCACGGCTGGGCGCACCAGATACACAGCTCTCTTTCCTGCACGTCACCGATTTCGCGCAAGCCGTGGGTCAGTGGTTAAGCGCCGATTTCGTACAGACGCAAACGTATGAATTATGTGATGGTGTCGCCGGTGGCTATGACTGGCAGCGCGTGCAACAACTGGCCGCCGCCGCCCGTCAAGGAGCTGTACGGATGGTCGGCATTCCTCTGCCGTTGCTCACCTGCCTTGCAGATGTCAGCACCGCGTTGAGTCGCCTGGCAGGCAAAGAGCCCATGCTGACCCGCTCGAAATTGGGTGAATTAACCCATGTTGACTGGTCGGCAAGTAATAACCGTATTTCTGAAGATATTAATTGGTTTCCCGGGATTAGCCTGGAACACGCATTACGCAACGGGCTATTTTGATTGTCTTGTTTAAAGGTGTGTTAACGTTTCTATGGTAAATCGTGAAATAGTAATGGATTACATCCTTTCCTGTTTACAGGATTTGGTCGAAAACGGTGTGGAAATTAAGCCTGACAGCGATCTCGTCAACGATCTCGGCCTGGAGTCGATTAAAGTGATGGATCTCTTAATGATGCTTGAAGACAGATTTGATATTTCCATTCCTATTAATATTCTGCTGGATGTCAAAACCCCTGTGCAATTAATGGAAACACTACTTCCATGGCTGGAGAATAAATAATGGGGCTATACGATAAATATGCGCGTCTTGCGGGTGAGCGACTGCAATTTAGCGATAACGGGTTAACGCCGTTTGGCACCTGTATTGATGAAGTGTATTCCGCCACCGAAGGGCGTATCGGCAATAAAAAAGTGATTCTGGCCGGGACCAATAATTATCTCGGTTTAACCTTCAATCATGATGCCATCGCCGATGGTCAGACAGCGTTAGCGACGCAAGGCACCGGCACCACCGGTTCACGTATGGCGAATGGCAGTTATGCGCCGCATCTGGCGTTAGAGAAAGAGATTGCCGAGTTTTTCAATCGTCCTACCGCTATCGTTTTTTCAACCGGTTATACCGCTAATTTGGGCGTCATCAGCGCACTCGCCGACCATAACGCCGTGGTGTTGTTGGATGCCGACAGCCACGCCAGTATTTATGACGCCTGTTCTCTCGGCGGCGCGGAAATTATTCGTTTTCGCCATAACGACGCCAACGATCTGGAACGTCGCATGATTCGCCTCGGTGAACGGGCAAAAGAGGCGATTATCATCGTTGAAGGCATCTACAGTATGCTCGGTGACGTTGCGCCGCTGGCGGAAATTGTTGATATCAAACGTCGTCTCGGCGGATATTTAATTGTCGATGAAGCTCACTCGTTCGGCGTGTTAGGCGCAACGGGGCGCGGACTGGTTGAAGCCGTTGGCGTTGAAGATGATGTGGATATTATCGTTGGCACCTTCAGTAAAAGCCTGGCTTCTATTGGTGGTTTTGCCGTGGGTTCGGAAGCGATGGAAGTGCTGCGCTACGGCAGCCGTCCGTATATTTTTACCGCCTCCCCTTCTCCGTCCTGCATTGCGACCGTGCGCTCGTCATTAAGAACCATTGCCACTCAACCAGAGCTGCGGCAAAAACTGATGGATAATGCCAACCATCTGTATGACGGGCTGCAAAAACTGGGTTACGAGTTAAGCTCACATATTAGTCCGGTAGTGCCGGTAATAATCGGTTCGAAAGAGGAAGGTTTACGCATCTGGCGTGAGCTTATTTCGCTGGGCGTGTATGTGAATCTTATCCTGCCACCTGCCGCCCCGGCGGGCATGA
The DNA window shown above is from Escherichia sp. E4742 and carries:
- a CDS encoding acyl carrier protein, with the protein product MVNREIVMDYILSCLQDLVENGVEIKPDSDLVNDLGLESIKVMDLLMMLEDRFDISIPINILLDVKTPVQLMETLLPWLENK
- a CDS encoding NAD-dependent epimerase/dehydratase family protein; the protein is MNQTVAVTGATGFIGKYIIDNLLARGFHVRALTRTSRAHHNDNVTWVRGSLEDTHSLSELVAGAGAVVHCAGQVRGHKEDVFTRCNVDGSLRLMQAAKESGFCQRFLFISSLAARHPELSWYAKSKHVAEQRLAAMADEITLGIFRPTAVYGPGDKELKPLFDWMLRGLLPRLGAPDTQLSFLHVTDFAQAVGQWLSADFVQTQTYELCDGVAGGYDWQRVQQLAAAARQGAVRMVGIPLPLLTCLADVSTALSRLAGKEPMLTRSKLGELTHVDWSASNNRISEDINWFPGISLEHALRNGLF
- the spt gene encoding serine palmitoyltransferase — translated: MGLYDKYARLAGERLQFSDNGLTPFGTCIDEVYSATEGRIGNKKVILAGTNNYLGLTFNHDAIADGQTALATQGTGTTGSRMANGSYAPHLALEKEIAEFFNRPTAIVFSTGYTANLGVISALADHNAVVLLDADSHASIYDACSLGGAEIIRFRHNDANDLERRMIRLGERAKEAIIIVEGIYSMLGDVAPLAEIVDIKRRLGGYLIVDEAHSFGVLGATGRGLVEAVGVEDDVDIIVGTFSKSLASIGGFAVGSEAMEVLRYGSRPYIFTASPSPSCIATVRSSLRTIATQPELRQKLMDNANHLYDGLQKLGYELSSHISPVVPVIIGSKEEGLRIWRELISLGVYVNLILPPAAPAGMTLLRCSVNAAHSREQIDAIIQAFATLKQ